In one Nitratidesulfovibrio vulgaris str. Hildenborough genomic region, the following are encoded:
- a CDS encoding DUF3626 domain-containing protein, whose protein sequence is MSPLRNVGGVPQPAQGTGISASVGRLGPHSVQIGTNPPVRLDQIRGNDVPFAGFRTATRVASAKTGARQNAASALRALGTTGGAFDVAGILGSCKALQTHLDRLQRHGEIHGNMDDAAMAAFAPEVESLSNTELANVYQRLLSPETALLRRALQTEIRQNPHNADALSASASLYTLEALVLNEITNRVVVAQGLAPADAVPALSARYGAAIDGMGQVQRHAVQGDMTAVSLHVLANVASDSAARREKVDDVAQDIVQRRALDPIDARQFGDVLRSADLTINVDLGFLFGMSGPKPLLKAGGPWEHLFHSIEGAPDEAARQAAIAVKGEGYILKRDNVERGLFPELSEDRPAVANDRPTYAALNLLRFDTGQAASYGTVALHLKPEVARRATYTVDDTFFALRLRHTEAGREAVAALLPGWPGITPEHKAEMMRPGSDLRRQLEDVMDAMARKGTFRGDLFKNELRLPGLEDDENSALAGLFTRAFKDTDATRKAMVTYDNLEALLPELGEVDAVRLARAAVDREAGGPGRVATQCNYIEAQLHGPLVLARDVQEIVIVREFGADTITDPVQQAWMRAVIAVLGGKTPETADMDMFTPAQRADLATIREQLGGATIPVRIEEQIPELGLKQEIQAEDRVFYAAHLDQPGIDARVRAMDDDATFRGFMTSALTTATGGSSIVQVMGDVPLIPDADLAAVRTAFSATVERFRHAPERGQYDENALLNDCMNRVLREHVGADRMDCLAAVADLTPDPALRGRLRDMVMAQAVPMTGAAFRAVAATALEGAALLRDVTRQAPEGEMTHEAMAARLGTVAGAFSQRLAALPAHRALGAPGEAGEAGAAPTVAEARGRLLQQCGGMAFALAGLDGDATARAALAARLDAPDMRSLSAVTQRLGDPARGFAADAAFGQVQAFNALLSGMRTALGEQAMASPAPFGHELSLVPPEDRARLHAALPGLAATLDASFPAHPAFPVAAHPERMPVGPAAHRRFLLDMLPIYHGHEMPGQFDHGAGYHGRGHICRAFIFASTMAGIMESMGHTVDRTALLCGIAGHDAGRTSNGADTPAQEAESARLALERMHASFGPDTLGADYEREFEAAIVGHASPTLESMLLNAADSLDIGRVKSFDFKYMPFLRGGPQEGPQAAVPDYQALREQLHEEADLLARLTDPMTQVRDLRMKLAEAGELETMVEVQRGASDAVRGQLALDSEEDFLAFVEGKIRAHPDMFPLLTRHYLAPLDA, encoded by the coding sequence ATGTCACCACTTCGCAACGTCGGCGGCGTCCCGCAACCCGCGCAGGGCACGGGCATTTCGGCCTCGGTGGGCAGACTCGGCCCCCACAGCGTGCAGATTGGCACCAACCCGCCCGTGCGCCTCGACCAGATACGTGGCAACGATGTTCCCTTTGCGGGCTTCCGCACTGCCACCAGAGTTGCCAGTGCCAAGACGGGAGCCCGCCAGAACGCCGCCAGCGCCCTGCGCGCCCTCGGCACCACGGGCGGCGCGTTCGACGTGGCGGGCATTCTGGGGTCGTGCAAGGCACTCCAGACGCATCTCGACCGCCTCCAGCGGCACGGCGAGATTCACGGCAACATGGACGACGCCGCCATGGCAGCCTTCGCGCCGGAGGTGGAGAGCCTCTCCAACACCGAACTCGCCAACGTCTACCAGCGCCTTCTCTCGCCGGAGACGGCCCTTCTGCGCCGCGCCCTGCAGACCGAGATTCGCCAGAACCCCCATAACGCCGACGCCCTCTCCGCATCCGCCAGCCTGTACACGCTGGAGGCGCTCGTCCTCAATGAGATCACCAACCGGGTTGTGGTGGCGCAGGGGCTTGCCCCGGCAGACGCCGTGCCCGCACTCTCGGCCCGGTACGGCGCCGCCATCGACGGCATGGGCCAAGTGCAACGCCACGCGGTGCAGGGCGACATGACCGCCGTCAGCCTGCATGTGCTCGCCAATGTCGCCAGCGACAGCGCGGCACGCCGCGAGAAGGTCGACGACGTGGCGCAGGACATCGTGCAACGCCGCGCCCTCGACCCCATCGACGCGCGACAGTTCGGCGACGTGCTGCGTTCCGCCGACCTCACCATCAACGTCGACCTCGGCTTCCTCTTCGGCATGTCGGGGCCGAAGCCGCTGCTCAAGGCGGGCGGCCCGTGGGAGCACCTGTTCCACTCCATCGAGGGCGCACCCGACGAGGCGGCACGTCAGGCTGCCATCGCCGTGAAGGGCGAAGGCTACATCCTCAAGCGCGACAACGTGGAACGCGGGCTGTTCCCCGAACTGAGCGAAGACCGCCCCGCCGTGGCGAACGACCGCCCGACCTACGCCGCGCTGAACCTCTTGCGCTTCGACACCGGGCAGGCCGCCTCATACGGCACCGTGGCCCTGCACCTGAAGCCCGAAGTGGCCCGCCGCGCCACCTATACCGTGGACGACACCTTCTTCGCCCTGCGCCTGCGCCACACCGAGGCGGGCCGCGAGGCGGTGGCGGCCCTGCTGCCGGGCTGGCCCGGCATCACCCCGGAGCACAAGGCCGAGATGATGCGCCCCGGTTCGGACCTGCGCCGCCAGCTTGAAGACGTCATGGACGCCATGGCCCGCAAGGGCACGTTCAGGGGCGACCTCTTCAAGAACGAGTTGCGGCTTCCCGGCCTCGAGGACGACGAGAACAGCGCCCTCGCCGGGCTGTTCACGCGGGCCTTCAAGGACACCGACGCCACCCGCAAGGCCATGGTCACCTACGACAACCTCGAAGCCCTGCTGCCCGAACTCGGAGAGGTCGACGCCGTGCGGCTTGCCCGCGCCGCCGTGGACAGGGAGGCCGGAGGCCCCGGACGGGTGGCGACGCAGTGCAACTACATCGAAGCGCAACTGCACGGGCCACTGGTGCTCGCCCGCGACGTGCAGGAGATCGTCATCGTCCGTGAATTCGGGGCCGACACCATCACCGACCCGGTGCAGCAGGCGTGGATGCGCGCCGTCATCGCCGTGCTGGGCGGCAAAACCCCCGAAACGGCGGACATGGACATGTTCACGCCCGCCCAGCGGGCCGACCTCGCCACCATCCGCGAACAACTTGGCGGGGCCACCATCCCCGTGCGCATCGAAGAGCAGATTCCCGAACTCGGCCTCAAGCAGGAGATTCAGGCCGAAGACCGGGTCTTCTACGCCGCGCACCTCGACCAGCCCGGCATCGACGCGCGGGTGCGCGCCATGGACGACGACGCCACCTTCAGGGGCTTCATGACCTCGGCCCTGACCACGGCGACGGGCGGTTCGTCCATCGTGCAGGTGATGGGCGACGTACCCCTCATCCCCGACGCCGACCTCGCCGCCGTGCGCACCGCCTTCTCCGCCACGGTCGAACGCTTCCGCCATGCCCCCGAACGCGGGCAGTACGACGAGAACGCGCTGCTGAACGACTGCATGAACCGCGTCCTGCGCGAACACGTCGGGGCCGACCGCATGGACTGCCTCGCTGCCGTCGCCGACCTCACGCCCGACCCCGCCCTGCGCGGGCGGCTGCGCGACATGGTCATGGCACAGGCCGTGCCCATGACCGGGGCGGCGTTCCGCGCCGTGGCAGCCACCGCGCTGGAAGGGGCCGCGCTGCTGCGCGACGTCACGCGGCAGGCACCCGAAGGGGAGATGACGCACGAGGCGATGGCGGCGCGTCTCGGCACCGTCGCAGGTGCGTTCAGCCAGCGCCTTGCTGCGCTGCCCGCGCACCGGGCATTGGGGGCACCGGGTGAAGCGGGCGAAGCTGGCGCGGCCCCCACCGTCGCCGAGGCCCGTGGCAGGCTGTTGCAGCAGTGCGGGGGCATGGCCTTCGCCCTTGCGGGTCTGGATGGCGACGCCACAGCCCGTGCCGCCCTCGCCGCCCGTCTGGATGCGCCCGACATGCGCAGCCTCTCGGCGGTGACGCAACGGCTGGGCGACCCCGCACGGGGCTTCGCCGCCGACGCCGCCTTCGGGCAGGTGCAGGCGTTCAACGCGCTGCTGTCGGGCATGCGTACCGCGCTGGGCGAACAGGCCATGGCGTCCCCCGCCCCCTTCGGGCATGAACTGTCGCTCGTCCCGCCCGAAGACCGCGCACGGCTGCACGCCGCGCTACCGGGCCTTGCCGCCACCCTCGACGCCTCGTTCCCGGCGCACCCGGCCTTTCCGGTCGCCGCGCACCCCGAACGCATGCCCGTCGGCCCTGCGGCGCATCGCCGCTTCCTGCTGGACATGCTGCCCATCTACCACGGGCACGAGATGCCGGGACAGTTCGACCACGGCGCGGGCTACCACGGACGCGGGCACATCTGCCGCGCCTTCATCTTCGCCTCCACCATGGCGGGCATCATGGAATCCATGGGCCACACCGTGGACAGGACGGCCCTGCTGTGCGGCATCGCGGGGCACGACGCGGGGCGCACCTCCAACGGGGCGGACACCCCCGCGCAAGAGGCCGAGAGCGCTCGTCTCGCCCTTGAGCGCATGCACGCCTCGTTCGGCCCGGATACGCTGGGCGCGGACTACGAACGCGAGTTCGAGGCCGCCATCGTGGGACACGCCAGCCCCACGCTGGAGTCGATGCTGCTGAACGCGGCGGACTCGCTGGACATAGGCCGGGTGAAGTCGTTCGACTTCAAGTACATGCCGTTCCTGCGCGGCGGACCGCAAGAGGGGCCGCAGGCCGCCGTGCCCGACTATCAGGCCCTGCGCGAACAGTTGCACGAAGAGGCCGACCTGCTGGCGCGCCTCACCGACCCCATGACGCAGGTGCGCGACCTGCGCATGAAGCTTGCCGAAGCGGGCGAACTCGAGACCATGGTCGAGGTGCAGCGTGGCGCCTCCGACGCCGTGCGCGGGCAGCTTGCCCTCGACAGCGAAGAGGACTTCCTCGCCTTCGTGGAGGGCAAGATACGCGCCCACCCCGACATGTTCCCGCTGCTGACCCGCCACTACCTCGCCCCGCTGGACGCATAA
- a CDS encoding CesT family type III secretion system chaperone, with product MDMTTLVESLGRACGIDLAFTEGRCTLRFDDAHEVTFEQDGDALLLHGVVGDDSRLADPVNLRLLLAASCLGAETDGGALSLWPRTGDVVLWKRYDAFTDYPAFERAVNAFLAQVIHWKGRLDALPAVASGNAGGAGGATGMPGASGPLPGGMIMV from the coding sequence ATGGACATGACGACTCTCGTCGAAAGCCTCGGCAGGGCCTGCGGAATCGACCTTGCCTTCACCGAAGGCCGCTGCACGCTGCGCTTCGACGACGCGCACGAGGTGACCTTCGAACAGGACGGCGACGCCCTGCTGCTGCACGGCGTGGTGGGCGACGACTCGCGCCTCGCCGACCCCGTGAACCTGCGCCTGCTGCTTGCGGCCTCGTGCCTCGGGGCGGAGACCGACGGCGGCGCACTGTCGCTGTGGCCCCGCACGGGCGATGTCGTGCTGTGGAAACGCTACGACGCCTTCACCGACTACCCCGCCTTCGAGAGGGCCGTGAACGCCTTCCTCGCGCAGGTCATCCACTGGAAGGGCCGACTCGACGCGCTGCCCGCCGTCGCTTCGGGTAATGCCGGTGGTGCGGGCGGTGCCACGGGAATGCCGGGCGCCTCCGGCCCGCTGCCCGGTGGCATGATCATGGTCTGA
- a CDS encoding ABC transporter substrate-binding protein: protein MIRKTGLCLIPLLILAAWTTLAGLAHHAPAFSAAEALAAPGQPAAATDTRTGHDSPRDPAAAAGKVWRVAYIEGGPYTDYQQILAGTVRGLARLGIIPDGNVPVPQNSESTREMWQWLADHASGGRLQFIADGYYSADWNPDRRTANRDALLKRLREKGDVDMVFAFGTWAGLDMANDQHKVPTFSMSVTDAVGAGIVKSVQDSGFDHVHAQLEPGRYERQLAVFHDVFHFKRLGVPFDDRPEGRASIAMPVIEKSARELGFTIVPCPTRLDVPDLDLAFDNLRQCVETLSTTSDAIYLTTNTGMQGKRMVELLQPVIRAGIPTFSQSGPEETKLGVLLSLAQASFDDVGMFEAEAVSRVLSGAKPREVSQVFEGPLGLAINLRMAMLIGWNPPFEILAAVDEIHQQIRNAEQ from the coding sequence ATGATACGCAAGACCGGCCTGTGCCTCATTCCGCTGCTCATCCTCGCCGCATGGACGACCCTTGCGGGGCTGGCGCACCACGCGCCTGCCTTCAGTGCCGCCGAGGCCCTCGCCGCGCCCGGTCAGCCCGCAGCTGCCACTGACACACGCACGGGCCACGACAGCCCGCGCGACCCGGCGGCTGCCGCCGGCAAGGTCTGGCGCGTGGCCTACATCGAGGGTGGCCCCTACACCGACTACCAGCAGATACTGGCGGGCACGGTGCGCGGTCTCGCACGGCTGGGCATCATCCCCGATGGCAACGTCCCCGTACCGCAGAATTCCGAAAGCACCCGCGAGATGTGGCAATGGCTGGCAGACCACGCCAGCGGCGGCAGGTTGCAGTTCATCGCCGACGGCTACTACTCCGCCGACTGGAACCCCGACCGCCGCACCGCCAACCGCGACGCGCTGCTGAAGCGCCTCCGCGAGAAGGGCGACGTGGACATGGTCTTCGCCTTCGGCACATGGGCGGGGCTGGACATGGCCAACGACCAGCACAAGGTGCCCACCTTCTCCATGTCCGTCACCGACGCGGTGGGCGCGGGCATCGTGAAGTCGGTGCAGGACTCGGGCTTCGACCACGTGCATGCCCAGCTCGAACCGGGCCGCTACGAACGGCAGCTTGCCGTCTTCCACGACGTGTTCCACTTCAAGCGGCTTGGCGTGCCCTTCGACGACCGCCCCGAGGGACGGGCCTCCATCGCCATGCCCGTCATCGAGAAGTCGGCCCGCGAACTCGGCTTCACCATCGTCCCCTGCCCCACCCGACTCGACGTGCCCGACCTCGACCTCGCCTTCGACAACCTGCGCCAGTGCGTCGAGACGCTCTCCACCACCTCCGACGCCATCTACCTGACCACCAACACGGGCATGCAGGGCAAGCGCATGGTCGAACTGCTGCAACCCGTCATCCGCGCGGGCATTCCCACCTTCTCGCAGAGCGGCCCCGAAGAGACGAAGCTGGGCGTGCTGCTCAGTCTCGCACAGGCCAGCTTCGACGACGTGGGCATGTTCGAGGCCGAGGCCGTGTCGCGCGTGCTCAGCGGTGCCAAGCCCCGCGAGGTGAGTCAGGTGTTCGAGGGGCCCCTCGGTCTTGCCATCAACCTGCGCATGGCCATGCTCATCGGCTGGAACCCGCCGTTCG